A window of the Lates calcarifer isolate ASB-BC8 linkage group LG18, TLL_Latcal_v3, whole genome shotgun sequence genome harbors these coding sequences:
- the ccdc146 gene encoding coiled-coil domain-containing protein 146, producing the protein MSQSEQEDSRPPSRGEVEVEEQEEKDTPLTALAPDASLPEELPSAITDVSASPAFQCLDELVSLGKISQTKAAQLKASYRLLHDTLKRTQDSEMQRLGEAKRCRAELERLQAEVERAEEQSTSEEPESEVNELRQQLLQAYNELKAAEDREYKTQHQLKCLWEEKRYLEKENEIQSKPAELESRTKALRDKYEDLRKEVAQRQLEVRSLMEDVETHGSQIVKEQKELEDQREIIELKEAEKAQLISVPDQILEKIERKRSKREAAMKKIEALNTEVSEMEQQVKEVEERNHSLRMKKKEAMQELEALQAQVEASQTECRQLLKEQEVNREGEAEFIGSRGILEMKLQNIMCDRKHLYESQSVQLREKNRQMQTLKRMEHVLTMATEQLENIQSVYNELQAQLDALPKREASYQQRMELQKEVDALKVSFEKQVSVAEEESQKKQQYGMIQELLRESNGLREELHNLRCLTQIKAEERGQKHRELLRAEQLNQLIRHELREKDLIIMDHNKLNTMLQRRISQYSKLCDMIVEEKMKYIKLKQIASQTITELTEQVKVLENETEIQRTIVINKDRSLTKAHMKLSNSSKLRDKLHNDISKVVWKHREISQQSENNKLELLRLTQMINLQEQALLEMNKSQESAVQRRNFLGIQLLEHEEVLLNYYDKVNIQEAAITKGNVALETMEKEIRDLQLAINEEKRQIDLKKKDVPLKRKLEEEITVLQIELSEARDKTLECVNRTVDYKELKGKDPSTVELVKKIEQLEVNLAEHERQLLEKELLVDQVTRLSKPLSEQAENCQQDRLSLGKKLNDLRTHIINTNRRLMAVSAELSVKQAAALSQQQEIKEKELQMDRCQRRLEQGLPPCPEIEEEWRRMLRDKKRRQRDKEERERLAEEEWNQLPNGQYTTAESRPNAYIPETDALPLPKPYGAQAPFKPGQPGANMRHIRKPTVKPLEI; encoded by the exons CACACAGGACTCTGAGATGCAGCGTTTGGGCGAGGCAAAGAGGTGTCGTGCTGAGCTGGAGAGACTGCAAGCTGAggtggagagagcagaggagcagagcacCTCTGAGGAGCCTGAAAGTGAGGTCAACGAACTGAGGCAACAGCTCCTCCAGGCATACAATGAACTGAAAGCTGCTGAGGACAGAGAGTACAAGACACAACACCAACTCAAGTG TCTCTGGGAAGAGAAGAGGTATctggagaaagagaatgagattCAGTCGAAACCTGCT GAGCTGGAGAGCAGAACAAAGGCCCTGAGGGACAAATATGAGGATCTGAGGAAAGAGGTGGCCCAGAGACAATTAGAAGTCAG AAGTCTGATGGAAGATGTGGAAACCCATGGAAGTCAGATagtgaaagaacagaaagagCTGGAGGATCAGAGGGAGATCATAGAGCTCAaagag gCTGAGAAAGCCCAGCTCATCAGCGTACCTGACCAGATTTTAGAGAAGATTGAAAGGAAACGCTCCAAGAGGGA AGCAGCAATGAAGAAGATAGAAGCACTGAACACAGAGGTTTCAGAAATGGAGCAGCAAGTGAAGGAGGTGGAAGAGCGTAACCACTCCctcaggatgaagaagaaggaggCGATGCAGGAGCTGGAGGCCCTCCAGGCCCAAGTAGAGGCCAGTCAGACAGAGTGCAGACAGCTGCTGAAAGAACAGGAGGTCAACAGGGAGGGGGAGGCTGAATTCATTGGGAGCAG AGGCATCCTGGAAATGAAGCTGCAGAACATCATGTGTGACAGAAAGCACCTGTACGAGAGCCAGTCTGTGCAGCTCAGGGAGAAAAATAG gcAGATGCAAACCCTCAAGAGGATGGAGCATGTGTTGACCATGGCCACAGAGCAGCTCGAAAACATACAGTCTGTCTACAATGAGTTACAGGCACAG TTAGATGCTCTCCCCAAAAGAGAGGCCAGTTATCAGCAGAGGATGGAGCTTCAGAAAGAGGTGGACGCTCTCAAAGTCAGCTTTGAAAAGCAG GTATCAgtggctgaggaggagagcCAGAAGAAGCAGCAGTACGGGATGATTCAGGAGCTGCTGAGGGAGTCAAACGGCCTCAGAGAAGAACTGCATAACCTCAGATGTCTGACACAGATCAAAGCCGAGGAGAGGGGCCAGAAGCACCGAGAGCTGCTCAGGGCTGAg CAACTGAACCAGCTCATCCGGCACGAGCTGCGGGAAAAAGACCTGATCATCATGGACCACAACAAGCTGAATACTATGCTACAGCGCAG AATATCACAGTACTCTAAACTGTGCGACATGATCGTGGAAGAGAAGATGAAGTACATCAAGTTGAAGCAGATCGCCTCACAGActatcacagagctgacagagcaGGTTAAAGTCCTGGAAAACGAGACAGAGATCCAACGCACCATAGTCATCAACaaggacag ATCACTCACAAAGGCTCATATGAAGCTCTCTAATAGCTCCAAACTGAGAGACAAACTGCACAATGACATCTCCAAG GTTGTATGGAAGCACCGTGAGATCAGTCAGCAGAGCGAGAACAATaaactggagctgctgagaCTCACGCAAATGATCAACCTCCAGGAGCAGGCGCTTCTGGAGATGAATAAGAGTCAAGAGTCTGCTGTACAGCGCCGCAATTTTCT TGGCATTCAGCTCTTGGAGCACGAGGAGGTGCTGCTCAACTACTACGACAAGGTGAACATCCAAGAGGCAGCCATCACTAAGGGCAACGTGGCGCTGGAGACGATGGAGAAGGAGATAAGAGACTTGCAGTTAGCCATTAATGAGGAGAAGAGGCAGATAGACCTGAAGAAGAAAGACGTTCCCCTCAAGAGAAAGTTGGAAGAAGAGATCACCGTGTTGCAGATAGAG cTTTCAGAAGCAAGAGACAAGACACTTGAATGTGTGAATCGAACAGTTGATTACAAAGAGTTGAAAGGCAAAGACCCATCAACGGTAGAACTGGTCAAGAAAATTGAGCAG CTTGAGGTGAATCTAGCCGAACATGAGAGGCAGCTGCTGGAAAAGGAGCTCCTGGTGGACCAGGTGACCCGGCTCTCAAAGCCACTCAGCGAGCAGGCGGAGAACTGCCAACAGGACAGACTCTCACTGGGAAAGAAG CTGAACGATCTCCGAACTCATATAATCAACACCAACCGTCGACTGATGGCCGTCTCTGCTGAACTTTCTGTGAAGCAAGCTGCTGCTTTGTCTCAACAACAAGAGATCAAGGAGAAAGAGCTCCAG ATGGACAGGTGCCAGAGGCGGCTGGAGCAGGGCCTGCCACCCTGCCCTGAGAtagaggaggagtggaggaggatgCTCCGGGacaagaagaggaggcagagggacaaagaggagagagagagg ctggcCGAAGAAGAGTGGAACCAGTTGCCTAACGGACAGTACACCACAGCCGAGTCCCGTCCCAACGCGTACATCCCCGAGACCGACGCGCTCCCTCTGCCCAAACCGTACGGAGCCCAGGCCCCGTTCAAACCGGGCCAGCCGGGAGCCAACATGAGACACATCCGTAAGCCCACAGTCAAACCCTTAGAGATCTAG